From one Nocardioides scoriae genomic stretch:
- a CDS encoding FkbM family methyltransferase has product MSTAAALLRRAGVKASRSVVRWSTRTTPRGDLVRLGSEYGGWWVPADLIGRDSTCYLAGVGEDVTFDLALVDRFGCEVWAIDPTPRAIEHVATITEPRFHLLPIGLWGSDTTLGFHAPADPTHVSHSATNMQRTAVSFEAECRTVRSVMADRGHVRLDLLKLDIEGAEVPVLEDLLAHGPLPRVLCVELDAPEAPHRTWGRLRRLRAAGYVCRRVEGRNYTFTREQDAASS; this is encoded by the coding sequence ATGAGCACAGCGGCCGCCCTGCTGCGGCGAGCAGGGGTCAAGGCCAGCCGGTCGGTCGTGCGGTGGTCGACGCGGACCACCCCGCGGGGCGACCTGGTGCGCCTGGGCAGCGAGTACGGCGGTTGGTGGGTGCCTGCCGACCTGATCGGTCGCGACTCGACCTGCTACCTCGCCGGCGTGGGGGAGGACGTGACCTTCGACCTCGCCCTCGTGGACCGCTTCGGGTGCGAGGTGTGGGCCATCGACCCCACGCCACGGGCGATCGAGCACGTCGCCACGATCACCGAGCCGCGCTTCCACCTGCTGCCCATCGGGCTGTGGGGCAGCGACACCACGCTGGGGTTCCACGCCCCCGCCGACCCCACCCACGTCTCGCACTCGGCGACCAACATGCAGCGCACCGCCGTGTCCTTCGAGGCGGAGTGCCGGACCGTCCGGTCGGTCATGGCCGACCGGGGCCACGTGCGCCTCGACCTGCTGAAGCTCGACATCGAGGGGGCCGAGGTGCCGGTGCTCGAGGACCTGCTGGCCCACGGGCCCCTGCCGCGCGTGCTGTGCGTGGAGCTCGACGCGCCCGAGGCGCCCCACCGGACCTGGGGTCGGCTCCGTCGCCTGCGAGCGGCGGGCTACGTCTGCCGCCGGGTGGAGGGTCGCAACTACACCTTCACCCGGGAGCAGGACGCGGCGAGCTCCTGA
- the mshD gene encoding mycothiol synthase, translated as MVDIEHVDAARFDWLSEDGPAAGVRRVARAATAHDGSTTLNEQALLQLKNRGLRDAELLLAHHDGEVVGFALRHSEHFLDLAVHPGSRRHGVGLALASAALPEGRRVEAWSHADHPAAERLALHFGLPRERELRVMRRPLHDLPAYAVPDGVVVRGFRPEDEPALLEVNRTAFAHHPEQGHMSHEDFLERTGESWFDPAGLLVAVPADDATGLPPLLGFHWTKEHRDEDPAYGEVYVVAVNPKAAGRGLGTVLTAAGLEHLASRGLGSVVLYVDGDNAPAIAVYTNQGFTTDRVEVQYRGVVAIG; from the coding sequence ATGGTGGACATCGAGCACGTCGACGCGGCCCGGTTCGACTGGCTCTCCGAGGACGGTCCGGCCGCCGGCGTGCGTCGCGTGGCCCGCGCCGCCACCGCCCACGACGGCTCCACCACGCTCAACGAGCAGGCGCTGCTGCAGCTGAAGAACCGCGGCCTGCGCGACGCCGAGCTGCTGCTGGCCCACCACGACGGCGAGGTCGTCGGCTTCGCCCTGCGCCACAGCGAGCACTTCCTCGACCTCGCCGTCCACCCGGGCTCCCGTCGCCACGGCGTCGGCCTGGCCCTGGCCAGCGCGGCGCTGCCCGAGGGTCGCCGCGTCGAGGCCTGGTCGCACGCCGACCACCCCGCCGCGGAGCGGCTGGCGCTGCACTTCGGCCTCCCCCGCGAGCGCGAGCTGCGGGTGATGCGGCGGCCGCTGCACGACCTGCCGGCGTACGCCGTGCCCGACGGCGTCGTGGTCCGCGGGTTCCGCCCCGAGGACGAGCCGGCGCTGCTGGAGGTCAACCGGACCGCCTTCGCCCACCACCCCGAGCAGGGCCACATGAGCCACGAGGACTTCCTCGAGCGCACCGGCGAGTCGTGGTTCGACCCCGCCGGCCTGCTGGTCGCGGTGCCCGCCGACGACGCCACCGGCCTGCCGCCGCTGCTCGGCTTCCACTGGACCAAGGAGCACCGCGACGAGGACCCGGCGTACGGCGAGGTCTACGTCGTCGCGGTCAACCCCAAGGCTGCCGGTCGCGGCCTCGGCACCGTGCTGACCGCCGCCGGGCTCGAGCACCTGGCGTCAAGAGGCCTCGGCTCGGTGGTGCTCTACGTCGACGGCGACAACGCCCCGGCGATCGCCGTCTACACCAACCAGGGGTTCACCACCGACCGCGTCGAGGTGCAGTACCGCGGGGTCGTCGCGATCGGCTGA
- a CDS encoding response regulator transcription factor, giving the protein MGTVLLLTKALQPSAEVLPGLALLSHQVKILPAEGSALLEAPDHDLLLVDGRRELAQARDLCRLIRTTGSDQPVLLIVTEGGLAVVAHDWGMDDVVLDSAGPAEIDARIRLGIARLAARSDDGDNDSHVIRSGEVVVDEATYTAKLGGRVLDLTFKEFELLKYLVQHPGRVFTRDQLLQEVWGYDYFGGTRTVDVHVRRLRAKLGTDHEALIGTVRNVGYRFVLPPREPARDLQDSPSR; this is encoded by the coding sequence GTGGGCACCGTGCTGCTGCTGACCAAGGCCCTGCAGCCCTCCGCCGAGGTCCTGCCGGGACTGGCGCTGCTGAGCCACCAGGTCAAGATCCTCCCCGCCGAGGGGAGCGCGCTGCTCGAGGCCCCCGACCACGACCTGCTCCTGGTCGACGGCCGTCGCGAGCTGGCCCAGGCCCGCGACCTGTGCCGCCTGATCCGCACGACCGGTTCCGACCAGCCCGTGCTGCTCATCGTGACCGAGGGCGGGCTCGCCGTCGTGGCCCACGACTGGGGCATGGACGACGTGGTCCTCGACAGCGCCGGACCCGCCGAGATCGACGCCCGCATCCGGCTCGGGATCGCCCGGCTCGCGGCCCGCTCCGACGACGGCGACAACGACTCCCACGTCATCCGGTCCGGCGAGGTGGTCGTCGACGAGGCGACCTACACCGCGAAGCTCGGCGGGCGCGTGCTCGACCTGACCTTCAAGGAGTTCGAGCTGCTGAAGTACCTAGTGCAGCACCCCGGCCGCGTCTTCACCCGCGACCAGCTGCTGCAGGAGGTGTGGGGCTACGACTACTTCGGCGGCACCCGCACCGTCGACGTCCACGTGCGACGCCTGCGCGCCAAGCTCGGCACCGACCACGAGGCCCTCATCGGGACCGTGCGCAACGTCGGCTACCGCTTCGTGCTGCCGCCCCGCGAGCCCGCGCGTGACCTGCAGGACTCTCCCTCGCGCTGA
- a CDS encoding MoaD/ThiS family protein yields MTVAEDHQSTAGRVTLRYWAAARHAAGTDADVVDVAGPTTLSDLLTQARRNHDSRRFSDVLSCCSVMVGDRPVTTDDPAEVLVPPGATVEFLPPFAGG; encoded by the coding sequence GTGACCGTTGCCGAGGACCACCAGTCCACCGCGGGGCGGGTCACGCTCCGCTACTGGGCAGCGGCGCGGCACGCTGCGGGCACCGACGCGGACGTCGTGGACGTGGCCGGTCCGACAACGTTGTCCGACCTCCTGACCCAGGCGCGGCGCAACCACGACAGCCGTCGCTTCAGTGACGTCCTGTCCTGCTGCTCGGTCATGGTGGGCGACCGCCCCGTCACCACCGACGACCCCGCTGAGGTGCTGGTGCCGCCCGGCGCGACCGTCGAGTTCCTGCCGCCCTTCGCCGGCGGCTGA
- a CDS encoding TlpA family protein disulfide reductase, producing the protein MSTGTWVLVVAVVVALAFGGYRALTDGRFRGARAVPATRDGRAAPDAAPSGSQGTAVPPEPAEPSLLEGTPWVSELGQRATLLQFSSAFCAPCRATRRTLGEVVAVTPGVAHVEVDAEEHLDVVRRLGVLRTPTTIVLDRAGREVTRASGAPSRQQVLSALDAAVSV; encoded by the coding sequence ATGAGCACAGGAACCTGGGTCCTCGTGGTGGCCGTCGTGGTCGCGCTGGCCTTCGGTGGCTACCGCGCGCTGACCGACGGCCGCTTCCGGGGCGCGCGCGCCGTGCCCGCCACGCGCGACGGTCGCGCGGCACCCGACGCCGCGCCGTCGGGGTCGCAGGGGACGGCGGTCCCGCCGGAGCCGGCGGAGCCGTCGCTGCTCGAGGGCACCCCGTGGGTGTCCGAGCTGGGCCAGCGGGCGACCCTGCTGCAGTTCAGCTCGGCGTTCTGCGCTCCCTGTCGGGCCACCCGCCGGACCCTGGGCGAGGTCGTGGCCGTGACGCCCGGCGTCGCCCACGTCGAGGTCGACGCCGAGGAGCACCTGGACGTCGTACGACGCCTGGGCGTCCTGCGCACGCCCACCACGATCGTGCTCGACCGCGCCGGTCGCGAGGTCACCCGCGCCTCTGGGGCGCCCAGCAGGCAGCAGGTCCTGTCGGCCCTCGACGCGGCCGTCTCGGTCTGA
- a CDS encoding DUF4395 domain-containing protein produces MSQIDPRGPQFNAALTSLVLALSLVTAPAAVAVVLLAVQGALFAVGALLGVQRTPAAWLFRTLVRPRLSAPDHLEDPQPPRFAQTVGLAFALVGLVGYALGAPLLGIVATGFALVAALLNAVFGFCLGCELYLLVRRATGRSTAGPGATPVHTNV; encoded by the coding sequence ATGAGCCAGATCGACCCGCGTGGTCCGCAGTTCAACGCGGCCCTCACCAGCCTCGTGCTGGCGCTGAGCCTGGTCACGGCGCCTGCTGCCGTGGCGGTCGTGCTGCTGGCGGTCCAGGGCGCGCTCTTCGCGGTGGGAGCCCTGCTCGGCGTGCAGCGCACGCCGGCCGCCTGGCTGTTCCGCACCCTGGTGCGGCCGCGGCTCTCGGCCCCGGACCACCTGGAGGACCCGCAGCCGCCGCGCTTCGCGCAGACGGTCGGTCTCGCCTTCGCGCTCGTGGGCCTGGTCGGCTACGCGCTGGGCGCCCCCCTGCTCGGGATCGTCGCGACCGGGTTCGCCCTGGTCGCCGCCCTGCTCAACGCGGTCTTCGGCTTCTGCCTGGGCTGCGAGCTCTACCTGCTGGTCCGTCGGGCCACCGGTCGCAGCACCGCCGGACCCGGCGCCACCCCCGTCCACACGAACGTCTAA
- a CDS encoding sulfurtransferase has translation MSRENALVTAEWVEEHLDDPQVVLVEVDEDTTAYDKGHIRNAIKLDWTTDLQDQVRRDFVNKEQFEALLSSRGVANDSTVVLYGGNNNWFAAYAYWYFKLYGHQDVKLMDGGRKKWELDSRELTDEVPTREKTSYTAQDQDTSIRAFRDDAVAAIGVQNLIDVRSPDEYAGRLLAPAHLPQEQAQRAGHVPTSLNVPWSKNCNDDGTFKSDEDLKAIYAEVGIDDSKDTIALCRIGERSSLTWFVLKELLGHSSVKNYDGSWTEYGSLVGVPIALGDEPGDA, from the coding sequence ATGAGCCGCGAGAACGCACTGGTCACCGCCGAGTGGGTCGAGGAGCACCTCGACGACCCGCAGGTCGTGCTGGTCGAGGTCGACGAGGACACCACGGCCTACGACAAGGGCCACATCCGCAACGCGATCAAGCTCGACTGGACGACCGACCTGCAGGACCAGGTCCGTCGCGACTTCGTCAACAAGGAGCAGTTCGAGGCGCTGCTCTCGAGCCGCGGTGTCGCCAACGACAGCACCGTCGTGCTCTACGGCGGCAACAACAACTGGTTCGCCGCCTACGCCTACTGGTACTTCAAGCTCTACGGCCACCAGGACGTCAAGCTGATGGACGGCGGCCGCAAGAAGTGGGAGCTCGACAGCCGTGAGCTCACCGACGAGGTCCCCACCCGCGAGAAGACCTCCTACACCGCGCAGGACCAGGACACCTCGATCCGCGCCTTCCGCGACGACGCGGTGGCCGCCATCGGCGTCCAGAACCTCATCGACGTCCGCAGCCCCGACGAGTACGCCGGCCGCCTCCTCGCCCCGGCCCACCTCCCGCAGGAGCAGGCCCAGCGCGCCGGCCACGTCCCGACGTCGCTCAACGTGCCGTGGAGCAAGAACTGCAACGACGACGGCACCTTCAAGTCCGACGAGGACCTCAAGGCGATCTACGCCGAGGTCGGGATCGACGACTCGAAGGACACCATCGCCCTGTGCCGCATCGGCGAGCGCTCCTCGCTGACCTGGTTCGTGCTCAAGGAGCTGCTCGGCCACTCGAGCGTCAAGAACTACGACGGCTCGTGGACCGAGTACGGCTCCCTCGTGGGCGTCCCGATCGCGCTCGGCGACGAGCCCGGTGACGCCTGA
- a CDS encoding DUF1416 domain-containing protein, with amino-acid sequence MCGATEGGLSLDGIDVAKEAIIQGQVTKGSDPVGNAYVRLLDRTGEFTAEVPTSATGHFRFFAGPGDWTLRTLAPKVDPVDTSVTARRGSIAEVAVSV; translated from the coding sequence ATGTGCGGCGCGACCGAGGGCGGTCTGTCCCTCGACGGCATCGACGTGGCCAAGGAGGCCATCATCCAGGGCCAGGTCACCAAGGGCTCCGACCCGGTCGGCAACGCCTACGTGCGCCTGCTGGACCGCACCGGTGAGTTCACCGCCGAGGTCCCGACCTCGGCGACCGGGCACTTCCGCTTCTTCGCCGGTCCCGGCGACTGGACGCTGCGCACGCTCGCGCCCAAGGTCGACCCGGTCGACACCTCGGTGACGGCCCGCCGTGGCTCGATCGCGGAGGTCGCGGTCAGCGTCTGA
- a CDS encoding O-fucosyltransferase family protein, which translates to MDSITFRPSGRSGNQLQLWACARTLSLRYGWDYLHVPVDHFPMDYSRVRTRLGDLGAAASGRYRRLAGHDWDTSFNVTGHLAPETGTHRSRYRVLDWSGVFTRVDEFRDQLLTELLGSERDRPARVDGVGVHVRQDDAGYPLPLDFYDAALDRLLPAGDHRPLTVFTDGDVDALVAHFGRRFPGRDVRPARGTVRQDLLHLAAHDQVVMSFSWFSYWAAFLSEADRVLCPADFCYYPRWEPV; encoded by the coding sequence GTGGACTCGATCACGTTCCGGCCCTCCGGCCGGTCGGGCAACCAGCTGCAGCTGTGGGCGTGCGCGCGGACGCTGTCGCTGCGCTACGGCTGGGACTACCTGCACGTGCCGGTGGACCACTTCCCCATGGACTACTCCCGGGTGCGCACCCGGCTCGGCGACCTGGGGGCCGCGGCGTCCGGGCGCTACCGACGCCTCGCGGGGCACGACTGGGACACCAGCTTCAACGTCACGGGCCACCTGGCACCGGAGACGGGCACGCACCGCAGCCGCTACCGCGTCCTGGACTGGTCGGGCGTGTTCACCCGGGTCGACGAGTTCCGGGACCAGCTGCTCACCGAGCTCCTGGGGTCCGAGCGCGACCGGCCCGCCCGGGTCGACGGGGTCGGGGTGCACGTGCGTCAGGACGACGCGGGGTACCCCCTGCCCCTCGACTTCTACGACGCTGCGCTCGACCGGTTGCTCCCCGCCGGGGACCACCGGCCCCTCACCGTCTTCACCGACGGCGACGTGGACGCACTCGTCGCGCACTTCGGGCGACGCTTCCCCGGCCGCGACGTGCGGCCGGCCCGAGGAACGGTCCGCCAGGACCTGCTGCACCTGGCCGCCCACGACCAGGTCGTGATGTCGTTCTCGTGGTTCAGCTACTGGGCGGCCTTCCTGTCCGAGGCCGACCGCGTGCTGTGCCCCGCCGACTTCTGCTACTACCCGCGATGGGAGCCGGTCTGA
- a CDS encoding O-antigen ligase family protein, protein MDLGLSLARLAWSLLPVLAVLAVVGLVLVSAPSRRFFRSFASADGPLTWWIMLGLLLLQVLVGAVERRPTGASPFLGVPVVGQLLAPVYGDRLMVLVLAGGLLAAAYALFLRAATTPAALLLLAWAGLTVVVTVVVTDSVASSTWLAFAAAAACFVAVALLATGITTRHADVVLLSLGAVLVVGNLYVLHAGSAWAFTDAWSGGFLAGPRFQGTLPQPNVTGQVFACVLVLALWTRRERPLVCWALAAGSAYLVYLSGSRGAVVLLLGVVAMAVFRHASGAWRSVAGTAAVGLAVALPLSGLARSAVVNGREVTWDDAFALIARSPALGSGVFPVVGPVDSAGFYAHNQVLQTATETGLLGVLLVCGAMVLLVRSRTGARGTDVWVALVFGVLLTFSFENPVRLFSPEFGLIPCLVAIAAGVAGRRAPAESPPGAATGDAQVPQLQGRA, encoded by the coding sequence GTGGACCTGGGCCTCAGCCTGGCGCGGCTCGCGTGGTCCCTGCTGCCCGTACTGGCCGTGCTCGCCGTGGTCGGCCTCGTCCTGGTGAGCGCTCCGTCCCGCCGGTTCTTCCGGTCCTTCGCGAGCGCCGACGGCCCCCTCACCTGGTGGATCATGCTCGGTCTGCTCCTGCTGCAGGTGCTCGTCGGGGCCGTGGAGCGCCGACCGACCGGCGCCTCGCCCTTCCTCGGCGTCCCCGTGGTGGGCCAGCTGCTCGCCCCCGTGTACGGCGACCGCCTGATGGTCCTCGTGCTGGCCGGCGGGCTGCTGGCCGCCGCGTACGCCCTGTTCCTGCGCGCCGCCACCACCCCGGCAGCGCTCCTGCTGCTGGCCTGGGCGGGCCTCACGGTCGTGGTCACGGTGGTCGTCACGGACTCCGTCGCGTCCTCGACGTGGCTCGCCTTCGCGGCCGCGGCTGCGTGCTTCGTCGCCGTCGCCCTCCTCGCCACGGGGATCACCACCCGTCACGCCGACGTCGTGCTGCTCTCGCTGGGCGCCGTGCTGGTCGTCGGCAACCTGTACGTGCTCCACGCCGGGTCGGCGTGGGCGTTCACCGACGCGTGGAGCGGCGGGTTCCTCGCCGGCCCGCGGTTCCAGGGCACGCTGCCCCAGCCCAACGTGACCGGTCAGGTGTTCGCCTGCGTGCTGGTCCTGGCGCTGTGGACCCGGCGGGAGCGCCCCCTGGTCTGCTGGGCGCTCGCGGCGGGCAGCGCCTACCTGGTCTACCTGAGCGGGTCGCGGGGCGCGGTCGTCCTGCTCCTGGGTGTCGTGGCGATGGCCGTGTTCCGGCACGCCAGCGGGGCGTGGCGCTCGGTCGCCGGGACGGCTGCGGTGGGACTGGCCGTCGCGCTCCCGCTGAGCGGTCTGGCGAGGTCGGCGGTCGTCAACGGCCGGGAGGTCACCTGGGACGACGCCTTCGCGCTGATCGCCCGCTCCCCGGCCCTCGGGTCCGGCGTGTTCCCGGTGGTCGGGCCGGTCGACAGCGCCGGGTTCTACGCCCACAACCAGGTCCTGCAGACCGCCACCGAGACCGGCCTGCTCGGTGTGCTGCTCGTGTGCGGCGCGATGGTGCTGCTGGTCCGCTCCCGCACCGGGGCGAGGGGGACCGACGTCTGGGTGGCCCTCGTGTTCGGCGTGCTCCTCACCTTCAGCTTCGAGAACCCGGTCCGCCTGTTCTCACCCGAGTTCGGGCTGATCCCGTGCCTGGTCGCCATCGCCGCCGGGGTCGCAGGTCGTCGGGCTCCGGCCGAGTCGCCTCCCGGGGCCGCCACCGGTGACGCCCAGGTCCCGCAGCTGCAGGGGAGGGCCTGA
- a CDS encoding ATP-binding cassette domain-containing protein, translating into MQLERRRLWQGGALTVGAAVAEALGLAILGFAATRTSMTDTGLVLVAAGIGASLALSAVVRAAGERALASTQIHLERQLRHRLSGAVLGSDWQDFVDQPGHELQSALLAESPQVATATVTYVRSVASLASAAVVFVAAFVVSVPAAAVSAVFGIAIAYAYGRASRGLGEAQNRLADSTVLITRHTAILVNGLRSLRLSPVLHAWRADLDAAYDAQAAARHQDMWIPIRARLVVEVMGALMVFGVLAVQGAVSGDILPGLVVMAMILRVLPRLQAAQQARSYALHSEVWLRRWDARLDAVGRHALPSATAEADGTGAARGPGAPLLEFRDVSFHYRSHDTPVLDHVDLVVGEGEWTCLVGASGGGKSTLVDIAGGLLVPTRGRVLLRGRDLRSLDVDELHSQVVVVPQDIHLVGANLREALTWGGRLPTPERFDEICRHLGITEMFLHSSVTFDSKLDELGRDISGGMRTRLAIARALMSGPAVLVLDESTSRLPPATEAAIFEDIRRSTPDLAVVVVTHRHETAHSVGAVVRLESGRLVVGLGAGG; encoded by the coding sequence GTGCAGCTCGAGCGTCGCCGGTTGTGGCAGGGCGGTGCGCTCACCGTGGGGGCGGCGGTCGCGGAGGCGCTCGGACTGGCGATCCTCGGCTTCGCCGCGACCCGCACCTCGATGACGGACACGGGCCTGGTGCTGGTCGCGGCCGGCATCGGTGCGTCGCTGGCCCTCTCGGCGGTCGTCCGGGCCGCGGGCGAGCGTGCCCTGGCCTCGACCCAGATCCACCTGGAGAGGCAGCTGCGCCACCGGCTGTCGGGCGCGGTGCTGGGGTCGGACTGGCAGGACTTCGTCGACCAGCCCGGGCACGAGCTCCAGAGCGCCCTGCTCGCGGAGTCACCGCAGGTCGCCACGGCCACCGTCACCTACGTCCGCAGCGTCGCGTCGCTGGCGTCCGCCGCGGTGGTGTTCGTCGCGGCCTTCGTGGTCTCGGTGCCGGCCGCCGCCGTGAGCGCCGTCTTCGGCATCGCGATCGCGTACGCCTACGGCCGGGCCAGCCGTGGGCTCGGGGAAGCGCAGAACCGCCTCGCCGACAGCACCGTGCTCATCACCCGCCACACGGCCATCCTGGTCAACGGGCTGCGGTCGCTGCGGCTCTCGCCGGTGCTGCACGCGTGGCGTGCCGACCTCGACGCGGCGTACGACGCGCAGGCCGCGGCCCGCCACCAGGACATGTGGATCCCGATCCGGGCCCGGCTCGTCGTGGAGGTGATGGGAGCGCTGATGGTCTTCGGCGTCCTCGCCGTCCAGGGCGCGGTCTCCGGCGACATCCTGCCGGGCCTCGTGGTGATGGCGATGATCCTGCGCGTGCTGCCCCGGCTGCAGGCCGCGCAGCAGGCACGGTCCTACGCCCTCCACAGCGAGGTGTGGCTGCGACGCTGGGACGCCCGGCTGGACGCGGTCGGCCGGCACGCGCTGCCGAGCGCGACTGCCGAGGCGGACGGGACGGGCGCGGCCCGTGGTCCGGGGGCCCCGCTGCTGGAGTTCCGCGACGTCTCGTTCCACTACCGCTCCCACGACACCCCCGTCCTGGACCACGTCGACCTCGTCGTGGGGGAGGGCGAGTGGACGTGCCTGGTCGGGGCGTCGGGGGGTGGCAAGTCGACGCTGGTCGACATCGCCGGTGGCCTGCTCGTGCCGACGCGCGGTCGGGTCCTCCTGCGCGGTCGCGACCTGCGCAGCCTCGACGTCGACGAGCTGCACTCGCAGGTCGTGGTGGTGCCCCAGGACATCCACCTCGTGGGGGCGAACCTGCGCGAGGCGCTCACGTGGGGCGGGCGGCTGCCCACCCCGGAGCGCTTCGACGAGATCTGCCGCCACCTCGGCATCACCGAGATGTTCCTCCACTCCTCGGTCACCTTCGACAGCAAGCTCGACGAGCTGGGACGAGACATCTCGGGTGGCATGCGGACACGTCTGGCGATCGCCCGGGCGCTGATGTCCGGCCCCGCCGTGCTCGTGCTGGACGAGTCCACCTCGAGGCTGCCCCCGGCGACCGAGGCGGCGATCTTCGAGGACATCCGCCGCTCCACCCCCGACCTGGCGGTGGTCGTCGTGACGCACCGCCACGAGACGGCCCACAGCGTCGGGGCGGTGGTGCGGCTCGAGTCGGGCCGGCTCGTCGTGGGGCTGGGGGCGGGGGGCTGA
- a CDS encoding glycosyltransferase family 2 protein — protein MIPTRADGRGLDRAIASVLGQGVDLAVVVVLDGTRATSSVDDEALRDLVAAGHHVVAPGHQGRPGPLRNLGLALSATPYVGFLDDDDVWAPTKAETQLAVLDAAPEVVLVGSDATVVLPSGPRGTYFDGTAPSVVRLREEIDTNWLITSSVIARTRSLVRVGGFGLAPDMRFFDDYVAWLKLLTLGEGMMVQEALVDYASGNQASLSASDPQAGRTVRRHALEHFLTDAADLDLVISRRDRRRIARHLRP, from the coding sequence GTGATCCCGACCCGCGCGGACGGCCGCGGTCTCGACCGGGCGATCGCCTCGGTGCTCGGGCAGGGCGTCGACCTGGCCGTGGTCGTCGTCCTCGACGGGACGAGGGCGACGAGCAGCGTGGACGACGAGGCGCTGCGCGACCTCGTCGCAGCGGGTCACCACGTCGTCGCGCCCGGCCACCAGGGTCGTCCGGGTCCCCTGCGCAACCTCGGCCTCGCGCTCAGCGCCACGCCGTACGTCGGGTTCCTCGACGACGACGACGTGTGGGCCCCGACGAAGGCGGAGACCCAGCTGGCCGTCCTGGACGCTGCGCCCGAGGTCGTCCTGGTCGGGAGCGATGCGACGGTGGTGCTGCCGTCCGGGCCCCGCGGTACCTACTTCGACGGCACGGCGCCGTCCGTGGTCCGCCTGCGGGAGGAGATCGACACCAACTGGCTGATCACCAGCTCCGTGATTGCGAGAACCCGCTCGCTCGTGCGGGTTGGTGGGTTCGGCCTCGCGCCCGATATGAGATTCTTCGACGACTACGTGGCTTGGCTGAAGCTGCTGACCCTGGGCGAGGGGATGATGGTGCAGGAAGCTCTCGTGGACTACGCGTCGGGCAACCAGGCGTCGCTGTCCGCCTCCGACCCCCAGGCCGGGCGCACCGTCCGGCGGCACGCGCTCGAGCACTTCCTCACCGACGCCGCCGACCTCGACCTCGTGATCTCGCGGCGCGACCGCCGTCGCATCGCGCGCCACCTGCGCCCGTGA
- a CDS encoding glycosyltransferase family protein, which translates to MSAATTAGPRVSLIVIATGRYLSFLEPLLVSARRHVVGLDRVFVLSDLRPPDDPTVQWLPWGHLPWPYPTLLRYRAISAYRRVLEQTDVLLYVDVDMLFVGTFDVSATAGLVAVRHPGFAESSRAQLPYETDVRSRAFVPPELGTVYVAGGVQGGRAGDYLDACELMAEEVQLDLDGGIVPTWHDESVWNAFCARRPPDTLLSVHHCTPEKEVGPETLLVALDKDHDHFREVPHLERARRRLLQQLQRVRAAVVRAVRPAVRVVRR; encoded by the coding sequence GTGAGCGCTGCCACGACGGCGGGCCCGCGGGTGTCGCTCATCGTCATCGCCACCGGCCGCTACCTGTCCTTCCTCGAGCCCCTGCTGGTCTCGGCCCGCCGCCACGTCGTGGGCCTGGACCGGGTCTTCGTGCTCTCCGACCTCCGGCCACCCGACGACCCGACGGTGCAGTGGCTTCCCTGGGGACACCTGCCCTGGCCCTACCCGACCCTGCTCCGCTACCGAGCGATCTCGGCGTACCGCCGCGTGCTCGAGCAGACCGACGTCCTGCTCTACGTCGACGTCGACATGCTGTTCGTCGGCACCTTCGACGTCAGCGCGACGGCCGGTCTGGTGGCCGTCCGCCACCCCGGATTCGCCGAGTCCTCGCGGGCACAGCTCCCCTACGAGACCGATGTCCGCTCACGGGCGTTCGTCCCGCCCGAGCTCGGCACCGTGTACGTCGCCGGCGGCGTCCAGGGCGGCCGGGCGGGCGACTACCTCGACGCCTGCGAACTGATGGCGGAGGAGGTGCAGCTCGACCTCGACGGGGGGATCGTCCCGACGTGGCACGACGAGAGCGTCTGGAACGCCTTCTGCGCCCGCCGTCCCCCCGACACCCTGCTCTCGGTCCACCACTGCACCCCCGAGAAGGAGGTCGGCCCCGAGACGCTCCTGGTCGCGCTGGACAAGGACCACGACCACTTCCGGGAGGTGCCGCACCTCGAGCGCGCCCGCCGTCGGCTGCTGCAGCAGCTGCAGCGCGTCCGGGCGGCGGTGGTCCGGGCCGTGCGGCCGGCGGTGAGGGTGGTCCGCCGGTGA